The following proteins are co-located in the Candidatus Polarisedimenticolia bacterium genome:
- the ahcY gene encoding adenosylhomocysteinase, with protein MAANDFDVKDKTLADRGQDRIDWAEQNMPVLRSIRRRFESEKPLKGISIGACLHVTTETGLLARTLAAGGADVSLCASNPLSTQDDVAACLAIRHGIATFAIKGEDNETYYRHIGSVLDRKPRITMDDGADLVSMIHSKKRDLIAGILGGTEETTTGVIRLESLAAEGTLAYPIIAVNDADTKHLFDNRYGTGQSTLDGIIRATNLLVAGLRFVICGYGWCGRGVAMRARGMGANVVITEVEPVKALEAVMDGFTVEPMDRAVETADVVVTLTGNKHVLRKEHFARMKDGAILANSGHFNVEIDIPSLQALATGPPRKLRDYVETFTLGDGKRIHLLGEGRLINLAAAEGHPAMVMDMSFANQALSAEFLVRKGGDLARGVHPVPKEIDREIARLKLESMGVSIDHLTEEQTRYLSSWSEGT; from the coding sequence ATCGCTGCGAATGATTTCGACGTCAAGGATAAGACTCTGGCGGATCGAGGCCAGGATCGGATCGATTGGGCGGAGCAGAACATGCCGGTGCTTCGGTCGATCCGCCGGCGCTTCGAGAGCGAGAAGCCTCTCAAGGGAATTTCGATCGGCGCCTGCCTCCACGTCACGACCGAAACGGGTTTGCTGGCCCGGACCCTCGCGGCGGGAGGGGCGGACGTCTCGCTTTGCGCCTCGAACCCGCTGTCGACCCAAGACGACGTCGCCGCCTGCCTGGCAATTCGCCACGGGATCGCCACCTTCGCGATCAAGGGGGAAGACAACGAGACCTATTACCGGCACATCGGCTCGGTGCTGGACCGGAAGCCGCGGATCACGATGGACGACGGCGCCGATCTCGTTTCCATGATCCACTCGAAGAAGCGGGATCTGATCGCCGGGATCCTGGGTGGCACGGAGGAGACGACGACGGGAGTGATTCGCCTGGAGAGTCTGGCGGCGGAGGGAACCCTGGCCTACCCGATCATCGCCGTCAACGACGCCGACACCAAGCATCTTTTCGACAACCGGTACGGAACGGGACAGAGCACGCTCGACGGGATCATCCGAGCCACCAACCTCCTGGTGGCTGGACTTCGCTTCGTCATTTGCGGATATGGATGGTGCGGCCGCGGAGTGGCGATGCGGGCGCGCGGCATGGGCGCGAACGTCGTGATCACAGAGGTGGAGCCGGTGAAGGCGTTGGAGGCGGTCATGGACGGATTCACCGTCGAGCCCATGGACCGGGCGGTGGAGACCGCGGACGTCGTCGTCACGCTCACCGGGAACAAGCACGTCCTGCGCAAGGAGCACTTTGCCCGGATGAAGGACGGAGCGATCCTGGCCAATTCCGGCCACTTCAACGTCGAGATCGACATCCCCTCCTTGCAGGCGCTCGCGACCGGACCGCCCCGCAAGTTGAGAGACTACGTTGAGACGTTCACGCTTGGCGACGGGAAGAGGATCCACCTCCTCGGAGAGGGGAGGTTGATCAACCTTGCCGCCGCGGAGGGCCATCCGGCGATGGTCATGGACATGAGCTTCGCCAATCAGGCGCTCTCCGCCGAATTCCTCGTCCGCAAGGGGGGGGATCTGGCGCGCGGCGTCCATCCCGTGCCCAAGGAGATCGATCGCGAGATCGCCCGGCTGAAGCTCGAGAGCATGGGGGTCTCGATCGATCATCTCACCGAAGAGCAGACCCGTTACCTGAGCAGCTGGTCCGAGGGAACCTGA
- the metK gene encoding methionine adenosyltransferase: MPDDGRYLFTSESVTEGHPDKIADQISDAILDAVLDKDPMGRVACETLVTTGLAFVAGEISTSTYVDIPKIVRSTIQDVGYTRAKYGFDHQTCAVMTALDEQSPDIAMGVDHGGAGDQGMMFGYACRDTPELMPMPIMLAHGLVRALSRARRDESLPYLRPDGKSQVTVEYEGMRPLRIDTVVVSCQHDAAIKMETLREEVKREIILKNLPADFLDSRTQYHINPTGRFAVGGPQGDTGVTGRKIIVDTYGGWGHHGGGAFSGKDPTKVDRSASYMARYIAKNLVAAGIADRAEVQIAYAIGVADPVSLTVETFGTGKIPQNKIREAVRGHFRLKPKEIIEDLDLRRPIYRATASFGHFGRSEPSFTWERTDKAAALRQAAGLK, encoded by the coding sequence ATGCCGGATGATGGAAGGTACCTTTTTACTTCCGAGTCGGTGACCGAAGGACATCCCGACAAGATCGCCGACCAGATCTCCGACGCGATCCTCGACGCCGTCCTGGACAAGGACCCGATGGGCCGCGTCGCCTGCGAGACGCTGGTGACGACGGGACTGGCCTTCGTGGCGGGCGAAATATCGACCAGCACGTACGTCGACATCCCGAAGATCGTCCGCTCCACGATCCAGGACGTGGGCTACACGCGGGCGAAATACGGCTTCGATCATCAGACCTGCGCCGTCATGACCGCTCTCGACGAGCAGTCCCCCGACATCGCCATGGGGGTCGATCACGGCGGGGCGGGGGACCAGGGCATGATGTTCGGCTATGCCTGCCGGGACACCCCCGAGCTGATGCCGATGCCGATCATGCTGGCCCATGGTCTGGTGCGGGCTCTCAGCCGGGCGCGCCGCGACGAGTCGCTGCCTTACCTGCGGCCCGACGGCAAATCGCAGGTCACGGTGGAATACGAGGGAATGCGGCCCCTGCGCATCGACACCGTGGTGGTTTCGTGCCAGCACGACGCCGCCATCAAGATGGAAACGCTGCGCGAGGAGGTCAAGCGCGAGATCATCCTGAAGAACCTCCCGGCCGATTTTCTCGACTCGCGGACGCAGTACCACATCAATCCCACGGGCCGGTTCGCGGTCGGCGGTCCCCAGGGCGACACCGGGGTCACCGGCCGCAAGATCATCGTCGACACCTACGGCGGATGGGGACATCACGGCGGCGGCGCGTTCTCGGGGAAAGACCCCACCAAGGTGGACCGTTCCGCCTCGTACATGGCACGGTACATCGCCAAGAACCTCGTGGCCGCCGGGATCGCCGACCGCGCCGAAGTGCAAATCGCCTACGCCATCGGCGTCGCCGATCCCGTGTCGCTCACGGTCGAGACTTTCGGCACCGGCAAGATCCCGCAGAACAAAATCCGGGAGGCCGTCCGGGGGCATTTCCGCCTCAAGCCCAAGGAGATCATCGAAGACCTCGATCTGCGCCGGCCCATCTATCGCGCTACCGCGAGCTTCGGTCACTTCGGCCGGAGCGAGCCCTCGTTCACCTGGGAGAGAACCGACAAAGCCGCGGCGCTTCGGCAGGCCGCAGGACTTAAGTAA
- the dnaE gene encoding DNA polymerase III subunit alpha: protein MPPRSFVHLHNHSQFSLLDGAQKIEEMVDQAVAFKMPAVAITDHGNLFGAIRFVEKCKEKGIKPILGCEAYIAPGSRLDRTSSREGEKPYHHLILLVENRKGYANLLKLVTKAYLDGFYYKPRIDKELLAEHAEGLIGTSACLGGEVASRLLRDDAAGAEKAAAAYRDIFGAGNFFLEVQDQGIPEEKKVNDGLAEIARRLEIPRVGTNDCHFLRRDDHFSHQVLVCIQTGKTVNDPERLKYTQEHYFKSPEEMLAVFGDLPEAVENTLRIAERCDFDLGLSENHLPRFAVPEGETVEGYFEKVVRQGFERRGVQWEALLSRDALRHPLDAYRQRLESEIGMVKSMGFPGYFLIVWDFIRYARERGIAVGPGRGSAAGSLVAYCLGITDIDPLQYGLLFERFLNPERVSLPDIDIDFCMRRRGEVIDYVRNKYGQENVAQIITFGTMAARAVIRDAGRGLDIPYGDVDRIAKLVPPELDATVDKALASVPQLKSAYETDEKIRRLLDVARRLEGLARHASTHAAGVVISPSPIVEFAPLCATKDNEIITQYAKDEIEKIGLLKMDFLGLKTLTLLEDCVARVQNGPGVTLTLEALPLSDRETYALFCRAQTSGVFQFESSGMQDILRKLQPDRFEDLIALNALYRPGPIKSGMIEEYIRGRHGKANVQAMPRLREILDETYGVIVYQEQVMRIASVLGGFTLGQADLLRRAMGKKKQKEMDAMRPLFLKGARERGIPEKEAQKIFELMAQFAGYGFNKSHSAAYALIAYQTAYLKAHFPVQFMAALLTVEKEVTDNVVKYIAQCREMGIAVHPPDINRSGLDFTVEESALRFGLGAIKNVGDGTIEAILQARDRVGSFASLAGLCREVDSRSMNRKALESLIKSGALDGFGAARQQLMRSLDACVASAHKEVRDQQAGQASLFGGEAPAGETVPSFAPQGDDWSPRELLSFEKETLGFYLSGHPLLEHGATLEALRGVTTRSLAPEASGRTVRMGGLITSLKKRKTKRGDWMAVFDLEDLEGSIEAIVFPELYKTCQNRLENDVAVLVKGKAEMEEGRWRLVAEEISALAGAAERQASRVVLRVNASGLQTERVLQIHRLLQDHPGECPVEILLTQPGDYRLTLLPDPRLRVGPNPSLTAALEQVLGKGAVVFR from the coding sequence CGCGGGAAGGTGAGAAGCCCTACCACCACCTCATCCTCCTGGTCGAGAACCGGAAGGGCTACGCCAACCTGTTGAAGCTGGTGACGAAGGCTTACCTCGACGGTTTCTACTACAAGCCACGGATCGACAAGGAGCTTCTGGCCGAGCACGCCGAAGGGCTCATCGGCACGTCGGCCTGTCTCGGCGGCGAGGTGGCGAGCCGGCTCCTGCGGGACGACGCAGCGGGCGCGGAGAAAGCGGCCGCCGCCTACCGGGACATCTTCGGTGCGGGGAACTTCTTCCTGGAGGTGCAGGACCAGGGGATCCCGGAGGAAAAGAAGGTCAATGACGGACTCGCCGAAATCGCCCGGCGGTTGGAGATTCCGCGAGTCGGCACCAACGACTGCCACTTCCTGCGCCGCGACGATCATTTCTCCCACCAGGTTCTCGTCTGCATCCAGACCGGCAAGACGGTGAACGACCCCGAGCGCCTGAAATACACGCAGGAGCATTACTTCAAGTCGCCCGAGGAGATGCTGGCGGTGTTCGGCGATCTCCCCGAGGCGGTGGAGAACACGCTGCGGATCGCCGAGCGCTGCGACTTCGACCTGGGCCTCTCGGAGAATCACCTGCCGCGGTTCGCCGTGCCGGAAGGGGAGACGGTCGAAGGGTATTTCGAAAAAGTGGTGCGCCAGGGGTTCGAGCGCCGCGGGGTTCAATGGGAGGCGCTGCTCTCCCGGGACGCCCTGCGCCATCCGCTCGACGCCTACCGGCAGCGCCTGGAATCGGAAATCGGCATGGTCAAGAGCATGGGCTTCCCCGGCTACTTCCTGATCGTCTGGGATTTCATCCGATACGCGCGGGAGCGCGGTATCGCGGTCGGCCCGGGCAGGGGATCCGCCGCGGGATCGCTGGTCGCCTACTGCCTCGGAATCACCGACATCGATCCGCTCCAGTACGGACTCCTCTTCGAGCGCTTCCTGAATCCGGAGCGCGTCTCCTTGCCCGACATCGACATCGACTTCTGCATGCGCCGACGCGGCGAGGTGATCGATTACGTGCGCAACAAGTACGGCCAGGAGAACGTGGCGCAGATCATCACGTTCGGGACGATGGCGGCGCGGGCGGTCATCCGGGACGCCGGCCGCGGGCTGGACATCCCTTACGGCGACGTCGATCGGATCGCCAAGCTGGTCCCGCCCGAGCTTGACGCCACGGTGGACAAGGCGCTCGCCAGCGTCCCCCAGCTCAAGTCGGCCTACGAGACCGACGAGAAGATCCGGCGCCTGTTGGACGTGGCGCGCCGCCTCGAGGGTCTGGCCCGACACGCCTCGACCCACGCCGCGGGCGTGGTCATCTCGCCCTCCCCGATCGTGGAGTTCGCGCCGCTGTGCGCCACGAAGGACAATGAGATCATCACGCAATACGCCAAGGACGAGATCGAGAAGATCGGCCTGCTGAAGATGGACTTCCTGGGGCTGAAGACGCTGACCCTCCTGGAGGACTGCGTGGCGCGGGTCCAAAACGGGCCGGGAGTCACCCTCACCCTGGAAGCGCTGCCGCTGTCGGATCGGGAGACCTACGCCCTCTTCTGCCGGGCCCAGACGAGCGGGGTCTTCCAGTTCGAGAGCAGCGGCATGCAGGACATCCTCCGCAAGCTCCAGCCGGATCGCTTCGAGGACCTGATCGCGCTCAACGCGCTGTACCGTCCGGGGCCGATCAAGAGCGGGATGATCGAGGAGTACATCCGGGGCCGCCACGGGAAGGCGAACGTCCAGGCGATGCCGCGGCTGCGGGAGATCCTGGACGAGACCTACGGCGTGATCGTCTACCAGGAGCAGGTGATGCGCATCGCCTCCGTGCTCGGGGGCTTCACGCTCGGCCAGGCCGACCTGCTCCGGCGCGCCATGGGGAAGAAGAAGCAGAAGGAGATGGACGCCATGCGCCCCTTGTTCCTGAAGGGGGCCCGGGAGCGCGGGATCCCCGAGAAGGAGGCGCAGAAGATCTTCGAGCTGATGGCCCAGTTCGCCGGCTACGGCTTCAACAAGTCCCATTCCGCGGCCTACGCCCTCATCGCCTATCAGACGGCCTATCTCAAGGCCCACTTCCCCGTGCAGTTCATGGCGGCCCTTCTGACGGTGGAGAAGGAGGTCACCGACAACGTCGTGAAGTACATCGCCCAGTGCCGCGAGATGGGCATCGCGGTGCACCCCCCCGACATCAACCGCTCCGGCCTCGACTTCACCGTGGAGGAGAGCGCGCTGCGCTTCGGGCTGGGCGCCATCAAGAACGTCGGGGACGGGACGATCGAGGCGATCCTTCAGGCGCGGGACCGCGTCGGTTCCTTCGCGTCGCTCGCGGGGCTTTGCCGCGAGGTCGACAGCCGGTCGATGAACCGGAAGGCCCTCGAGTCGTTGATCAAGAGCGGGGCGCTCGACGGCTTCGGCGCCGCTCGCCAGCAGCTGATGAGGTCCCTGGATGCCTGCGTGGCCAGCGCCCACAAAGAGGTGAGGGATCAGCAGGCGGGCCAAGCCAGCCTGTTTGGCGGGGAAGCGCCCGCCGGCGAGACGGTTCCCTCGTTCGCGCCTCAGGGGGACGACTGGTCGCCCCGCGAGCTGCTCTCCTTCGAGAAGGAGACGCTGGGGTTCTATCTCAGCGGCCATCCCTTGCTCGAGCACGGCGCGACCCTGGAGGCCCTGCGCGGCGTCACCACCCGCAGCCTGGCGCCCGAGGCCTCGGGCCGCACGGTCCGGATGGGAGGCCTCATCACCTCCCTGAAGAAGCGGAAGACGAAACGCGGCGACTGGATGGCCGTTTTCGACCTGGAGGATTTGGAGGGAAGCATCGAGGCAATCGTCTTCCCGGAGCTCTACAAGACCTGCCAGAATCGCCTCGAGAACGACGTCGCCGTTCTGGTGAAAGGAAAAGCGGAGATGGAGGAAGGACGATGGCGGCTCGTCGCGGAGGAGATCTCCGCCCTGGCGGGAGCGGCCGAGCGGCAGGCCAGCCGGGTCGTCCTCCGGGTGAACGCCTCCGGGCTTCAGACGGAGCGGGTCCTCCAGATCCATCGACTGCTGCAGGACCATCCGGGCGAATGCCCCGTCGAGATCCTCCTCACCCAGCCCGGGGATTACCGGCTCACGCTCCTTCCGGATCCGCGTCTCCGCGTCGGCCCCAACCCCTCGCTGACGGCCGCCCTGGAGCAGGTCCTGGGGAAGGGCGCGGTGGTCTTCCGTTGA